TATTACTGCAAAGGCTGTTTCGAGGGCTGCAGCAAAGTACATCGCATCGCTTGAAATCAGTAAGGCGGTTAAACAGGACACGGTTGCAGACGTTCTCATAAAATTAGGGACGAATATTTATGCGATTGCCAGTGAACAGGCAGACAAGCGCAGCTGGCAGACCCTGCCGGCTCAGATAAGGATGGCCAGACTTGCTGTACCGCCAGGTACATATACGCTTTTGGCAGAGTACTACGGTGCTGATAACAGGTTATTGATGAGAAAGTCATATCAGGTCATTGTAAAGTCCGGTGAGAAGGTTTTTTTAAGAAACCGGTACATTAGCAGACCCAATTAATAAGTGCCTGTATCTCTTTACAAAACCGGCAAATTGGTTTAACATAAAAACGTACCTGATTTTATTGAGGCGCATAATTGTCTATACTTCTGATCCTTCTTGTCCTTCCGCTGTTTCTCCTTTGGCCGGATGATGCATTTGCATGGGGACCGGCCACACATCTCCAGCTTGGCTGGCAGATAATAAATAATCCTGCCATGCTTGCTGCCCCGGTAAAACCACTCCTTGAGGCATTCCCATATGACTATCTTTATGGTTGTATCAGCGCTGACATTGTGGTGGGTAAGAGATTTACCAGAGAATTAAAACACTGCCACAACTGGCACGTGGGGTTCAATGTCCTGAGCATGGCAGAAAGCCACTCACAAAGGGCATTTGCATACGGATATCTCAGTCATCTCGCTGCAGATACCATAGCCCACAACTATTATGTCCCTGAAAAGATGGTATCTGCCTACTCTACGAGATTCCTGCGGCATATCTACTGGGAAATGCGTTTTGACGCCTTATCGGACAAGATAGTCTGGGACCTGCCCCAGAAGATCATGAAAGATGTACATGCTGACAATGACCCTCTGCTGGATAGCGTCCTTGAGAATACCCTGCTTTCATTCAGCACGAACAAGACCATTTTTAACAATGTTATGATGATACACAGGATAGAACAGTGGCATAAAATGATTGGCAGGCTTTCATCATACTCCAGATGGGTATTACATAAAGAAGATGCAGAAATATATTATCAGAAGTCGTTGAACGCCATCCTGGACATGCTGCAGAGAGAAGAGTCGGCGGCGTGTATCAAAGAAGACCCTACCGGCAGGAAGAATCTTGCCCTGGCCAAGCACCTGCGAAAGAACTTAAAATTCATGAAAAGAAACGGTATGGGTTCCACCATTGTAACACCGGTATTTCCCTTCATGGAGGTTACAGATCTATCAACGGAGATTCGGAAAAACAGGTCTTAGCATTTCACTCCTGACCTTCGGGGCAATGCAATTGCCTGATGTTCCGGAGGAGCAGGCGGTCGCTACAGTCCACCGGGCAAATGAACTCGGTATTAATCACTTTGAGACTGCACGGGGTTATGCCAACAGTGAAGAGATACTCGGGAGGGCGCTTAAGGGCTTTGACAGGTCTCAATATTTCCTCACAACCAAGATTACGCCAAAACACTACCAGAACTACAGGGCATATATAGAAGAATCATTGATGCGACTGCAGGTGGACTATCTCGACAACTTCGACATTCACGGCATAAATAATGACGAGCAGATTAACCTTACGCTTATGAAGGGAGGTGTGCTTGAAACCGTGAGAAAGGCTATGTCAGAAGGCCTGATAAGGCATATTGGATTTTCATCGCATGGGCCTGTCGAAGTGATACTGAAAACAATGGGAACTGGTGAGTTCGAATCAGTAAACCTGCACTACTACTACTTCAATCAGAGGAATCTTGCTGCAATTAAACTCGCTTGCGAGATGGACATGGGTGTGCTTATTATTTCACCTACG
The nucleotide sequence above comes from Nitrospirota bacterium. Encoded proteins:
- a CDS encoding aldo/keto reductase encodes the protein MYQRRFGKTGLSISLLTFGAMQLPDVPEEQAVATVHRANELGINHFETARGYANSEEILGRALKGFDRSQYFLTTKITPKHYQNYRAYIEESLMRLQVDYLDNFDIHGINNDEQINLTLMKGGVLETVRKAMSEGLIRHIGFSSHGPVEVILKTMGTGEFESVNLHYYYFNQRNLAAIKLACEMDMGVLIISPTDKGGQLHKAPELLKRLSTPYHPITINDRFCLSHPEVTTVTVGAAHPDEFNPHLKAVEIEGVLRPEEQEIIKRLDAQYDKLGSTLCTFCHKCLPCPEQINIPEVLRLRNIAIAFDMTEFGKYRYRMFENADHWFWGKKATCCTRCNDCLPRCPERLNIPDLLIEAHKIFSSGEGKRKWKD
- a CDS encoding zinc dependent phospholipase C family protein; the protein is MSILLILLVLPLFLLWPDDAFAWGPATHLQLGWQIINNPAMLAAPVKPLLEAFPYDYLYGCISADIVVGKRFTRELKHCHNWHVGFNVLSMAESHSQRAFAYGYLSHLAADTIAHNYYVPEKMVSAYSTRFLRHIYWEMRFDALSDKIVWDLPQKIMKDVHADNDPLLDSVLENTLLSFSTNKTIFNNVMMIHRIEQWHKMIGRLSSYSRWVLHKEDAEIYYQKSLNAILDMLQREESAACIKEDPTGRKNLALAKHLRKNLKFMKRNGMGSTIVTPVFPFMEVTDLSTEIRKNRS